The DNA window gCATATATGCCATGCAGAATTGAGATACTCGGGAATCCAAAATTGAGGCAAATCGTAGACAAAATATTAAGTGATACTAATTGTCGCTGGTGGTATCAATTTTATCTTCCTTACTTCCACTCTGAACCCTCCATAGTTTTGTTGTCGATCGCCTAATGAAAACCGGATAGATCTCATGTCATTTCCAATTGACAAGTGTTACTTTGTACTTTGGGTTACTAAGgcctactccctccgtcctaaaaTATATAAGGCATTGAAGTCTCCGTCCTGAAATATATAAGGTATTGAAGGGTTCAAAATTTGCACCTAAATATAAGGCATCCTAGGATGTTTTGAAAAGTAATTATTCCCAATCGGCTATAAAATCAGCAAAATGATAACCAAACAAAGTATTAAATAGGAGTACATATGTTATTTTTTTATCTCTTTAATCTATCATAAAAGTGCTAGGATACCCTACATTacaggatggagggagtaaacCATACAGGGCGGCATACCCACATATGAGGATGGCCAGCTTTGTGACCTTTCTCGGCCGAGCTCTGGTTAAACTCTTCTTGGTGAAATACTATGGGGGCGCTCTTTCCCCCCACTGGCCAAGTTCTTTTGAAAAAATCAGTAGTAGCTAGGTTAGTTTATCAATAATGCCTGGTTATTGATGTAAATGTGGCTTTACCACATGCAGAAACAAGGTGCTCACTCTCGGAAAAAAAGAAATTAAACTACTATGTTTATCAAGTAAATTTTGTGCTTCACATTTTTGTAAGAGCTTTAATTAAATTTCGGTAAGAGCTGAAAATTAACTTTTTTAATTCAGAACTAGACAGTTTGCATGGTGAATGACAACTGGAGCGTTCTTACTCGGCTGTGAACCATTATTACCGTAATTTAACCACTTTTCTGGCAATGGGGATGTTCTGTTCTCTTTTTGCTCCTAGTAGTGACAATGATATTACCAGTTTGCATGGACATTGTTAGATTTGTGGAAAATATATGTACAGTTTGGTAATAATTGGGGCTTGATTTGTAACTGAAAGTCGGCGGTAGATCCCTTAAGGCCTCGTTCGTTTTGGCCTGGAATGACCTGGAACATGGCGTTCCACCTGGAATAATTCGGTCTGGTTTGAAATCAGGTCCAATCTGGAATCTTCGTTCGTTTTGGGCTTAGTCCGAAACGAAAATGGGCCATCTAGGCCTTTCCACCCTATCTTCAGCTTAGAATCGATTCAGACCTTAAGGCTCGAGGAATCGATCTAGACGGAAGGACTCGCGAATcctgcggaggcggaggcggccttGCGGATTCGGCTCCCCGGCGGTTGCTGTCCATTTCGGTAGCTACCTTCTCACCAGTAAGTTTCCCGTCGCTCCACTCCTTTCTCTCATGTCCTAGGGTTCTTGGCTCATAGCCTAGGGTTCTTGATTTGTTAGGGTCCGATTCATGATATATATGCTAGAGTTCGTGGATCCGGCTTTTCTTCGGGTCATCTGCAGTAGCCAGCATCTAGGGCATGGAGGACGGCCTCCCATACCACTGGGCGGTTCGCGGTGTCCCCAAGCAGTAAAGATATCGTGCCGAGTCCCATCTGCTCTGACTGTGTGTCTGTCAGCGCCGCCTAATCATGTTGCTATTCATTTTGTCTGTCTCAATCATCCTGCACAGTCTTTGAAATTAAAATTCACATCAAGTTTGTCTGCTGCCCGTGGTATGTGCACTCCATACAGCCCGTGGTTCCTGCACTAGGATGCAACATTTTTCCCCATTCATAGTTGCAGCAATATCTAGGACAAGTATTGTCTCTATGAGTTAGTGATAGAAGTTGGACACATCAGTGTATATATGTTCCTAAACAGTGCAAAATATAATGGCTGATTAACAAATATAATGACTGCTTACAAATACCTTGCGGGTTTTTTGTGACTTGTGGTTTTTTTCTTAACAAATACCTTTTCTTGTTGCTTGTAGATCCCTCTAGCACCATTTAGAGTTGGGGAAGGTGAACCTCCCCCTTCTTGGGATACGGTAGCAACTCCAAAAGGTATTGCATAGTGTCAATGATTTATGTGGTGGCAAAATCAAACAAAACTGTCTTATTTATGAAATTGCTTGATGATTTTCTCATTTATGAAATTGCTTGGTGGCAGCACTAGTTGATTCAGATTATGGGTATGGTATCTGTTAGTTTAGGTCAAGTGTCATGCTGTGTATAATAATTTTTGAATATGTTAGTTTATCCTATTAAAAAACCTGGGACTATTAGAGAATTCAATGCTTTGAAGGGTTTGAAGCTGTAGGGCATTTCATTCTCGGTCCAATTTCTGACTGGACTAATTTTTTGTGTTGTGAGAATATGGCTAAGGCAAACCTTATAGGCTGATCAGTGATCAGTTTGGATGTTTTTTTATATATCTATCTGATTATAAATTTATATGCTATATGCTTTAGTTCTACAATGAGTATGTCATTGCGAGATCATATTAGAAAGAGggatgaagaagatgatgacaTGATGTTGTTCTTTCCCTACCTTATATATTATTGGTTCTACTGGAGGGGTGGGGGGACGTCATACATCAGAAGAAACAGGCGATGTTAAGGTTCGTCAACTCCTTGAGGGACATGTTAAGAACTGTCAAGTTAATTTACATTTAGGATGGAACCACACATCTTAAAAGATGTGGCAACTTATCTTAGAAGGAAAAGGATTGTTGTTGATACGAGGATTAAGGTGGAGGAGAAGTTAGGTTTCTTCCTATACATGTTAAGTCACAACGCCTCGTATGAGGATCTTCAAGTGGCCTTTGGGCACAGCAACGACACCTTCCATTATCATATCAACCACTTCTTCAAGGTGGTCATTCCTAAACTCTCTCGCTGTTTCCTTCAGCCTCCCGATCCTAATCAAGCGCATCAAAAATCCAAGATAATTTTAGATTCTATCCATTCTTCTAGAAATGTCTAGGTGCCATTGATGGAACTCATATTCCTATTTCCATAGCCCTTGAGAAAGCTTCTTCTTTTAGAAATAGGAAGGGCACACTAAGCATTAACGTGATGGTGGCATGCGTTTTCAATCTCAACATCATTTTCATTTCTATTGGCTGGGAGGGATTGGCTACAGATTCCAGAGTTCTAAGATCAGCTATGAGCAAGGGCTTCCAAGTACCTACAGGAAAATTCTATCTGGTTGATGGAGAGTATGCAAATACTCCATTTTTCCTTGTTCCATATCGAGGTGTTCGATACCATTTGAAAGAATTTGGGTTGGATATCAAAGACCACAGAACCCAAAGGATGTCTTCAACCACCACCATGCACTACTCAGGAATCATGTGGAAAGGGCTTTGGGGGTGCTTAAGAAGCGATTCCTCATTCTCAAAGTTGCCATATTCCACATGTTGGAAAATCAAGATTCCTGTCTCTGCTCCCATCTTCCATAATCTAATCCGATTACTTCATGGAGATGAGGAATGGTTAGGACATCATCCGGATATCTCTCCAACAAACTTTGTTGCTCTACCAAATGGTAATCAAATCAATGACTTAGGAACTGTACAAGGCAACGCTTTAAGAGACACCATCACCCAATAAATGTGGGTTCAGTACCAGCAGCATTTAAATTAGTCTTCGAATAGGTTATAATGAGTTTGTGTCATGAATAAGCTTTAAGAAAAGTTTTTTCATGGATTATAATTAGTGATTTAGCTTGTATCATGAATATGCTTGTAATAAGTGAATGATTTTTGTCATATTTGACATCAATGGTTGGAAAAGGGTCGATCCCCAAAGTTTAATATGATTGCAAGTGGGTCGCCAAAGTTGCGTAGGTTCCTAGATACAACGAGTGCTACCAAAAAGAAGTCTTCTCCTAAATGTAGTGGGGTTAAGAAGATTGGAGGTTCTCCGAGAGGTATGGTGTTCAATGTTTCTTCATGTTTTCTTGTAAATTTTCTATTATTGATGCTCTAAAATTTCCATTGTTTATGTAGTAAAACAATGGGCAAATTGGAATCCAAGACTTGAGAAGTCCCTTGTAGATATTCTCCATGAATATACAGATAATGGCTATAGAGGTGACAACGGTTGGAACTCTGAAGGGTGGAATAAGAAGTTGAAGGAATTCCATCTGAGGAACAAGCATGTGTCCTACACTAAGGCCCAAATTCTAGGAAAGAAGGGCAGCTGAAGAGAGACTAAAAGATGCTCCAAGTGGCAAGGAAGCATAGTGGGTCCAACTGGAATGATGAAAGGAATATGGTTGAAGGACCACCAACTATGTGGGATAACCTCGTAGTGGTAAGTTGATTTCTTCAAGCAATTCTATGGATAACCTCATAGTGATAACCTCATATTTGATTAATGATTTTGAATGTGTAGACATTTCCTAAAATAAAGAAGTTCCGCAACAACAAGGCAAGAGTTTCACTCTATGATGCCTTGGGACAACTTTATGATGGTAGGTTCTGCTATCATAATATATTACTTGTGATATGATTGTGGTCAAAATATTATTTATTTAGCTATTACTTCCTTGTTATCGTGTAGGTCATTTGGCTGAAGGAACTTATAATTTCGCTTCTATGGAGTCACCACAAGAGGAACAACCGCTTCAACAAATTCATGAGGTACcagaagaagatgatgatgatgcaaccACTGAAAGGGATGAAGATGTGCTTCAAAGAAGCGGACTACGAAGAACTACTACTGCATCAAGAAACAcacaaggaaaggaagagaagAGGCCTAAGAGGAGTGCAATGATAAAAGAAATGATGGAGAGATTCCTGGAAATGAGGGAAGAAGAAGCTGCACGTCTGGCAAAGCAAGTAGAAGAAGAATCTGCACGTCTAGCCAAGcaagcagaagaagaagctgcACGTCTGGCCAGGGAAAAGGAGGCTGCTGAAAGTAGTAATTTCTCCTGCCGTGCTCCTAAGACAAATGATCTTGGTGTGACATGATGTTTTGGGACAGTCAGGGAGGGGGAGAGGCACGAACTGGGAGCTGCTCGGCACTAAGGATGGGTTGCCTGTGGTGCTCGCCATGTGGACCTCACCTTGAAACTCAAGGGATGTTGACGAACTAGAGCTGGAAGAGAAGGTTGACAAGTTTGTGTCATCGGTGTCCGTGGCGGCGGCACGGTGAAGGAGCGGTGGCGAGCGGCGGAGCAGTGGGGAAGGGGCCAAGCGTGGAAGGAGCGACAGCAGGGAAGTGGTGGCAGATGCAGCGGTGGGGAAATAGTGGCGAAGCGGCAGAGCGATGGCGGATGCGGCGGAGCGGTGGCGAAGCGGGGGAAGTGGTGGCGGCGGATGCGGCGGCAGCGAGCTCGTACACAGCAAGCAAGCTAAGAGAGAGAGGTAACACATTAAGATTTATGTAACTTCAAGGGAGATGTGTTAATTTGATACACATGTACTCATTGATATTTTCTAAATGAGTTTAGTATTTTTACATATGGTCATTGACCTATGAAGGTAACACATGGAATGTCTTAGTTTTTTTTGAGCAAATACAAGATTTCTTATTATTATTTTGAATGGACTTGTAAATACAATCTTATTTTATGTTAAGATTAATTTGTTTGTACAAATCACTTTTCTGTATACTATCTATATTGTCACTAGGAAACTGAAATatgaattttttaaaaaattattatTAAAGTATAGGACACATGTAGTTGTAATATGTATTTCAATCAATTATCCGGATAGAAATACCACCAGCAGAAATACCACCATGTATTGGCGGGGACGGAGCAAAACTTTCCTAGTCCTGGCACACAATAGAACCGACGCTGGCAGGCTGCCCAATTTTTCCACCGGCCCTCATCCGCTCGGCTGTTGCCGTCTCTTTctccgcgccaccgtgccgaccccggccaacaccgCCGTGCCACCGCCCTGAAcgtgccgcgccgtgccgcACCGATAGTAGTCGCGACTCCGGCCTCTTCATCCTCCGGCCCCTCCTCCGCTCCGCGCCTCCGTGTCCTCTTCCTCCGCGTTGGCCCCTCCTTGTCCTCCGCGCCGCCAGCTCCTCATCCTCATTCGCCGCCGCGACCTCGTCTTCCTACGCTGCCACAACTGCGTCTTCCTGCGCCGCCAGCTTCTTCACCAAGGTAAATTGATTTTAGTCAAGTGCCCTACAATCTATCTGTTCGAATGTGTTATTGTGTTTCGAAATAGTGTATAATGTGTGAGTGTGACTTGATTGCAACTTGTtatttgaatgaaatttggtAGAACGTGTTGTTGTTACTATGGTTAGGATTTGTTATTTGTATGAAATTTGCATAAGAACCCTACAAAATTGTTTATGAATAGGCATATGGCAAGTTGTGACTTTGGTCGTGGTAGTGTCGTTTATGGCCTTGGTCCTGGTACAGGGCATCAGGATTACCCTTTACCTATGGCTTGCCCTCCAGGTATCATGTTCAACGGAGTCAACCGAACTAGACCGACTCGTTGCCCCCAAGCAACCATACCATCTCCAGGAATAGTAAGAATTTTTCTTGTTAAGATCATTTTAATCCTTATTAATGTTACATTACCTTTAATGCAGCGGATCGATGTGTTTATATGGCTTGCCGACGTAGTAAACAGCTTAGGTGGTATGCCTCCTCAAGTGCAAACCATGGAACGCCAACAGTTCAAGACATTAACAATCTCTTTTGATATACCAGCAAGAGAAGATCTAGGAACCATGATTCCAATAATAGCTAGTGGTAAAGAATCACCTATTGAGATGACTTATGAAAGAAATGCCATGGAAGCTTGCCTGGTAGAACTTGAGAGGCATGATTATCTAATTCCGGATTTGTCATGGTTCAAAATCAGAGCGCTTCAACAGAATGAACATGATATTATTAGTCTATGTGAGAGACTTGCACAAGAAAATCAAAATGACATGGTATGTGAGTTTTTGCCAATTTAATAATATTATGGTACTTTCTATCATTGTGTGGAGCAGTTCATAGTATTTATCTACCATCCCCATTGTAGGATATGTTTGGTAACACCTACCAAGCTTTGGAGAAGTTGGGTTATCATTGGTACCAGTCTGCGACACCCCGTACTAGAGAAGGCCTGTATCAAGACTTCTATTGAGATTCGATCTACCCCGTCTCTTGCTACGGAACCAATGTTCACCATCTATGGCAAAGCACTTCCTCGTTGATGTGAAGCTAAGGACAGCGCACTTATCCGTGCTTTGATTTTTATTGATGAAAGCCTTTTGCTTAAGAATAATAGATGATGTAATGTAATGTAGGCATGCAATTGGACATTTGCATCTTGGATGGAATAATTAGAATGTAATATGTATTAGCTTTATCGAATATTTCAATTGCATGCATTTAAATATTTAGATGTTTGATGTGCTTGCATATTTATATCACTTTTGGGGCCATGCAGTGCGATGTGCTTGTATATTTATATCAATTTATTTAGATATATTTAATTTTTTGCAGATTGATCAAATATTTATGCTGGAGGGTTACCTACCGCCAGCATATCATCTTTGTTGGCTGTCAAGAATTGCCAGCACATATGAATCATTGCTGGCGGGTTTACCCAACCGCCAGCAAAATACATATATGCTGGCGGTCAAGAACCGCCAATATAATTGTTATTGACGATTTGTGCTGGCAGTGAGTTCCTGACAGAAACTTGAACCGCTAGCATAGTGCCAATTTGACCGTCAACATAAACCTTTTATGTACGAGTGTAGAGGGATATTCTGGCATCGACGGTCTCTACAAGAATACCATATTCTAGAAGAGTGGAATTCTTAAGCCCTTCGATGAATACATCTCTTTACCTACGGATCCATCACCTGCACCCTTTTCATAACAAGAGCTTCCTAATGGAGAATTTTGACAGTCCCATTTCTAAACCGTGACTGATACAATATTATTACCGTCACAACACCAGTTTAATATAAAATACATATGGAACTTAAAGATAGTATTGGAAATTAATTAACACTAGAAATGTAGAATGCACGCGGAAAGTAAGGGCAACACCTTAACTGGAAACGTAAAACTCACGCGAAAGTAAGGGCAACCACTCATCTGGAAATGTAAAATTCACAGGAAAGTAAACGCAACACCATAAGTGAAAATGTAAAGCTCACGCGAAATTAAAGGCAACACTTCAACTGGAAATGTAAAACTCATGCGAAAGTAAGGGCAAACACCTCAACTAGAAATGTAAAACTCACGCGGAAAGTAAGGGCGACACCTCAACTGGAAATGTAAAACTCACACGATAAGTAAGGGAAACACCACGACTGGAAAATTAAAACTCATGTGGAAGTACTGGAAATGTAAACTCATGCGGAAAGTAAGGACAATACCTAAGCTGAAAATGAAAAACTTACATGGGAAATAAAGGCAACATAACCACTAGAATATAAAACGTATGTGGAAAGCAAGACAAGAATAATGTAATAAGCAGTGGCGTGAAGCTCACTTGCCTTGAAAACTGGCACTACAGCTTAGCTACAACTTCAAATGCCTTCGTGACACTGCTCTTGCTAGCAGCAAGGTTACCTACGGCAGCGCCAGTACTGCTTGAGCTGTTATTGGATGTGTTTTTTTTACTCAAGGAGAGCACGCACGTGCTATTTATAGGTTGCCAGAGCAGGTAGGGGATTGGGCAGTGCAAGCTCTCAGCTAGTGTAGAGTTTAGTAGAATAATGTAGAGCGAGTGAATGATGTACAATAGTGTAAAGAGCTCTCGGGACTGTAATTATCCTCAGCTTATTTTGTTTTGCTACTTTATTTTTACCGGGTGCTGATATGTACTGCTGATCTGGTTTGCTTTCTAACTCAGTGTGAAAGGGGACAGCTCTATTTGCTGGCGTTGGGCAGCAGGTAGGCATTACGCAAGCATTAGGCTGGCTACAACAATCCTTGTTCGTACACACAACTTAAGCACAatgcacaaatatatataggaaTTATAGTGATAAAAATAGACACTAGATAATCAGTACGGATATATGATATCACTCTTCCATGCATGCATAAACAAGAGACCAATATAAATTTTATTCACAACAGTTTGGGTAGTTAGCATGAGCTAATTATCTATAATTTATCCTTTCATTTCATGGTGTTACAAAATCACTTCATGAATTCTACTCGAAGATAATATGGTGCCGTCGTCTATACGCCACCCACCGCCGCCAGCTCCACTTCTAACATGCATCTCAAATACACCTCTCCAGCTCCGATCTCAAACGTCACATGAAAGCCTTCCTCACGCAACTCCGCAATCGCGCGCAATCTTTCCTCACAGAGCCACGCAATCTCGCGCAGTCCTTCCTCACGCACTATTGGCAACGTGGTCATTATACTCATATTGTCGATACAACATGCATGGCGGCTCCTGTAAGGTGTGGTGATTCCAACCAACTCCACTAATGAGCGAGGTATGGATGTGTTTAGTTGACTTTCGTATAACagatttttcctttcaacatcCTAGTAGAGTATACTTGTATCTATGCACTACCGGATTCAGGACCTTTACCGAGTGtctagacactcggcaaagccctgaaaatactcggcaaagactttgccGTGTGTAACACCCAGCAAAGGGCACTCGGTAGTgaatattccggcaaagacgtctttgccgagtgccttttgtcggacactcggcaaaggttttgccgagtgtcagggtaggcactcggcaaagaaaagtagCCGTGACGGCGTTTGGGACTGTGAcggctctttgccgagcgccccaGGTTTGGCGCTCAGCAAAGGGCctagtctttgccgagcgccctaagttggcgctcggcaaaggctggctctttgccgagtgcctgtgacgtggcactcggcaaagttcaggtcactttgccgagtgcttttttTTATACACTCGGCAAATAGTTTTTTTAAAAGATTTTAATTTGTTTTTTCCCCACCATTTTACACAAGCACATATTCACACAGGCATattatttgaaatttcacatacaCAACCAAATTCACGCAAGTCTTATCGTCACAACCAAATTTAACAAAGTCTCGTCATCACACAAGTAGTATCACATACACAAGTTCACCACATAAGTGTTAACAACGATAAAGGTTCATTGAAGTTCACCACATATGTTCACCACACAAGCTGCAATGTCACAAGTGAAGATTTTGAGATGGCTGATTTGGAGTTGCCTGATTTGGAGATGGCGTAGCATGCGGATCATTTGACGCCACCGATTGTCTCTACACAGAGAAGAAGAGATTGCATGTGAGACAAGAATAATGACAATCGTACATAAATATAGCCTGACTATTAGAAACCTAACCAATAAAGCTGACAAAGAAGATGGATTACTTTTAACCAATAAAACTAAAATGCAAATGACAGCAGATAAGCACACACATACATGGACACACTTATAGAAACATACACGCGTGAGAATACTACAGGCACACACATAGTGAGaacaaaaataaacaaacatCACTGGAGTAGTATCTCAAATAGTAGTTCTGAACTAAAACCATGCATTTGATGTTGTACCAGTAAATACTTGACATGACATACACTGAGATACTGATGCACTGCTACTTAAGCATTCTAAATGAAACATGAAACAATAATTCAACAAGGCAATTGCCCAAAACAAAGGTCTCTAGTTGCAGGTTCCAACAATACTAGCCGACCATATGCAGAAGCTGCATGCGTAAGCTAGAGAGCTAgctagcagcagcagcgaggTGACACGGCGGTGGAGTACGTACAATTTAGCAGAATATATGTGTGGGGATCTACTACGTTCTGAATGAAGCGGGAAAGATGCTATACTTACAGGAGTAGAGTACGGATCAGTTGGTGGAGGTTGCGCGAACAGAGAAGCTGGCGGAGGTACACCCATTGCAGCGCTAAGACTCTGCATGTAAGTAAGTACATCATCATCCTTTGCTCCAACTCCTgtcgtttcctcgtctcttcttCCTGCCGGCCCTGCACAGTTTTCACCCCAATGTTACAATAATCAAACAAAACGTATGTAATAATCAACGAGCGACGGACAAAGAAGGAATAACCTGGAGTGCCTGTATCTGATGGCGTGAAGTGTCCTTCCGAGGTCGTATGGCTGGGCTCGCACTCGTGCTCCCTTGCTCGGGATCTGAGAAAGtgtaggagtagaggacgagtcgattgcgccATCGGCAATCCAGTACCGTCCTTTCTTCTTACCTTCTCCGACCCTCATGACGATCTCTATGTCAAGATCCTCTGTGGTGGGATCATATTCTGGGCCATGGACCTCTCTTGCCATCGATGTGTAGTCACTGAGGCGGGAGTGGATGCTCGCATTGTTGTatgcctcgggcccgtcctccAGGTTGTAGCTAACGTCGGAGGTCGCCTTTCCCTTGTGGGACAGAGCAAATGCCGTGAAGAGAttgcaaggctggccaccatgtgacgatGACTGCGAGAAAAGCAACAAGATGATTAGAAAgcatgcataattgagtgttagATGAAATAAATATattcgcgtacccatgcttcaGCGTATCCGTTGAGGTTgcggctgccttgatggtgtgctacacctggcatcatcaaacgTCGCTCCCGGCAAGCAACGTGATTCTCCTCCCACTCCTCGGAGCACCACTTCTGCACTATGTGTCGCCAGCAATCGGGATACGAGATGCACCAATTAGGAGTCACCTAGAAGACACCAAGTACATGCATGACGTATTAGAAGATAAAATTAAGCCGTCCTAATGTAGAAAAAGAATCAAGCTACAGTGTtttgttctttacctgtatgtactgctccggagtcaaataaattgttcttgcttcttctttggtgaCCCTCTGTCCAAGGACGTGGTGTGGTAATATCAACACAGCAGAATGATCTATAACAACTCCTAAAGATACATGGtgtattttttttaaagaaacgtGCATCAGCTGGTGGAACATGAACGGATGCAGTACctgcggcggccgggcgcggcgggggcacggccgagggcgcgggccgggggcagtactgcaatggaagcctcaatttCAAATTCAGAATTTCACCAAACAACACTGGTTTCATAACATGGATTCGTAAAACAGCACTGCACACACTAAAACAAGGGGGAAATAAGGATTGGTGGTGTTTGGTGAATTGCTTGGGTGCATGCCGTGCTATTTTGTGGATATGCAGGATACAGATGCTGTTTCGTGAATACCATAAGAAACAAGTGCTGATAAGAGTGATCTCTTCACCCTAGGCATGACAGAAGAAGACGGTAATAATCTTGCAAGGTTGCTTTCCTGCAACATTGGGTCCTTCCCTATAAAATACCTAGGTGTCCCTCTCCACTTTACTAAATTTTTAAGCTCAAACTCCACATTTgcacggcgggggcgcgggccgggggcgcggcggcggctcgggccggggcgcgcTCTTTTCTTTTGCAGGGCTGGTTTTCTATTCACTGCAATCGTCAGTGGTGTACCTGGTTTCTCTGCACGTTCTCACCTAACTACGCCACCTTGCTGGCTTTGCGCTTCGTCGTTGGCCTTGGTCTGGGTGGCAGCCAAGTGCTCCCTACTTGGTTCCTGGAGTTCGTCCCGGCTGAAAACAGAGGTCCTGGATAGCTGCTTTTACTTGCTTCTGGACCCTTGGAACAATATTAGAGGCTCTACTTGCTTGGGTATTTTGCTTTCCATACTCGACTTCAGTTATTGTCAAATTATATGTTTTTGCCCAACTTGTTATTTCTATTTTCATTCATTTGGATCCTCCTAGCCATAGATTtcaaagtttgatttttatgtGATGTGCATCAGAATGTATGGCATGCCTTAGCTACATACAGAATATTTGGCACATACCTGGACAAAACCTAATAAACCTCGGctggggaagcggcggcggctcgggccggggcgcggcgggggcccggccgggggcgcggcggcggggccgggtgTGGCGGGGgctgggggcgcggcggcggccggggccgcggccaggggagcggcggcggcgcggtggggcccggggcgggggcgggggcgaaaTTAAAGAGCGCGTGTGGGTAACGGGCGGGGGCGCGGTGCGCGCTAGTATATAttccctctttgccgagtgcctccgatctggggcactcggcaaagcctccagatcggaggcactcggcaaagagacggctttgccgagcgccccgaacagacactcggcaaataattttaattttttacacCTA is part of the Panicum hallii strain FIL2 chromosome 2, PHallii_v3.1, whole genome shotgun sequence genome and encodes:
- the LOC112880368 gene encoding uncharacterized protein LOC112880368 — translated: MLQVARKHSGSNWNDERNMVEGPPTMWDNLVVTFPKIKKFRNNKARVSLYDALGQLYDGHLAEGTYNFASMESPQEEQPLQQIHEVPEEDDDDATTERDEDVLQRSGLRRTTTASRNTQGKEEKRPKRSAMIKEMMERFLEMREEEAARLAKQVEEESARLAKQAEEEAARLAREKEAAEIREGERHELGAARH